In the Nicotiana tabacum cultivar K326 chromosome 16, ASM71507v2, whole genome shotgun sequence genome, one interval contains:
- the LOC107764171 gene encoding NAC domain-containing protein 17-like isoform X2: MKLLVDSSTPSSSSACKEIKVFGESNIFPPGFRFHPTDEELVVYYLKRKICRRRILLDAIAETDVYKWDPEDLPDLSKLKTGDRQWFFFSPRERKYPNGARSNRATKHGYWKATGKDRIITCNSRAVGVKKTLVFYKGRAPVGERTDWVMHEYTMDEEELKRCKNAQDYYALYKVFKKSGPGPKNGEQYGAYFREEDWVDDECPVAEVSVQQENSTKHVNEVPAAADDALEELLKRIADDEHVLLEPFFVDNDYALDQLVQEEDTESTLLDQSSMEVNLYNHCAVVGPSCQQYNANTSFDLTQSGTSQLQLHEAAEVSSAPVNPEKVLPAVEEDFLEDFLEMDDLLGPEPSVQNFDDSALSIQNFDNQTPNGQIFDKPAGNLGTVQFDDFDGLGEFDLYHDAHLLLDNEGTSVGQNAELYMNNFVNGIAYPDSTTYMSTFQNGMMNNRQMHLNHENQINHQLWRHDESFNVFNPIEGDQSVVHQATSDGWY; the protein is encoded by the exons atgaAGCTTTTGGTGGATTCATCAACCCCGTCATCATCATCAGCTTGTAAAGAGATTAAGGTTTTTGGTGAAAGTAATATTTTTCCACCTGGGTTTAGGTTTCACCCGACAGATGAGGAGCTTGTTGTGTACTACTTGAAGAGGAAGATCTGTCGGCGCCGGATCTTGCTTGATGCTATTGCTGAGACTGACGTGTACAAGTGGGATCCTGAGGATTTGCCTG ATTTGTCCAAGTTAAAAACTGGAGACAGGCAGTGGTTCTTCTTTAGTCCCAGAGAGAGAAAATATCCCAATGGAGCACGGTCAAACAGGGCAACAAAGCACGGATATTGGAAAGCTACTGGAAAGGATCGTATTATTACATGCAACTCTCGTGCAGTTGGAGTCAAGAAGACACTTGTCTTTTATAAAGGCCGAGCACCTGTAGGTGAACGGACAGATTGGGTGATGCATGAATATACCATGGATGAAGAAGAGCTGAAAAGATGTAAGAATGCACAGGACTACTATGCACTTTACAAGGTCTTTAAGAAGAGCGGGCCTGGCCCCAAGAATGGTGAGCAATATGGTGCATATTTTAGAGAGGAGGACTGGGTTGATGATGAGTGTCCAGTAGCCGAAGTCTCTGTTCAGCAGGAGAATTCCACAAAGCACGTTAATGAAGTTCCAGCTGCTGCTGATGATGCACTTGAGGAACTGCTGAAACGTATTGCAGATGATGAGCATGTGCTTCTTGAGCCTTTCTTTGTAGATAACGACTATGCATTGGATCAGCTTGTACAAGAGGAAGATACTGAAAGTACCTTGTTAGATCAGTCCTCAATGGAAGTTAATTTGTACAATCATTGTGCTGTTGTTGGCCCAAGCTGCCAGCAGTATAATGCGAACACAAGCTTTGACCTGACACAATCAGGCACATCACAATTGCAGTTGCACGAGGCAGCAGAGGTCTCATCTGCTCCTGTGAATCCTGAAAAGGTGCTACCTGCGGTGGAAGAGGATTTCCTGGAAGACTTTCTGGAGATGGATGATCTTCTTGGTCCAGAACCGAGTGTTCAAAACTTCGATGATTCAGCGCTCTCTATTCAAAACTTTGATAATCAAACACCAAATGGTCAAATCTTCGACAAGCCTGCTGGAAACCTGGGGACTGTGCAGTTTGATGACTTCGATGGCTTAGGAGAGTTTGACCTGTATCATGATGCACACTTGCTTCTTGATAATGAGGGGACATCGGTGGGGCAAAATGCTGAACTATATATGAACAACTTTGTGAATGGGATTGCATACCCAGATTCCACTACATACATGAGCACTTTCCAAAATGGCATGATGAACAACCGGCAGATGCACTTGAATCATGAAAACCAGATAAACCATCAATTATGGAGGCATGACGAAAGTTTCAACGTCTTTAACCCCATTGAAGGAGACCAATCAGTTGTTCATCAAGCAACTTCAG ATGGATGGTATTGA